A genome region from Arachis duranensis cultivar V14167 chromosome 6, aradu.V14167.gnm2.J7QH, whole genome shotgun sequence includes the following:
- the LOC107495008 gene encoding probable protein phosphatase 2C 76: MVCSSCVRSLVVQAGTFAKRVRINNTRRSLQAVPSISYSPTRQFKTFTVMMVDTGSVSRSAGSLVDMMPEKDDDGRFASGGWKSEDGRLSCGYSSFRGKRVTMEDFYDIKTLKTGGHSVCLFGIFDGHGGSRAAEYLKEHLFDNLMKHPKFFTDAKLAISETYQGTDSQFLDSEKDTFRDDGSTASTAVLIDNHLYVANVGDSRTIISKAGKAIALSEDHKPNRSDERKRIENAGGVVMWAGTWRVGGVLAMSRAFGNRMLKQFVVAEPEIQDQEIDEQTELLILASDGLWDVVPNDDAIALACTEEEPEAAARKLTEAAFSRGSADNITCIVVRFHHDRTEPIGTDKVDAIVPDKVDTAVPDKAEVASASVKQERNKADATVPDRTEAASASVKQGGEST; this comes from the exons ATGGTATGCAGCAGTTGTGTAAGGTCTTTGGTTGTTCAAGCTGGAACCTTTGCCAAACGAGTGAGAATAAACAACACTAGGAGGAGTTTGCAAGCTGTCCCTAGTATTTCTTATTCGCCTACTCGTCAATTTAAGACATTCACAGTGATGATGGTGGATACGGGTTCCGTGTCAAGAAGTGCTGGTTCCCTTGTGGATATGATGCCAGAGAAAGATGATGATGGCCGGTTTGCAAGTGGAGGGTGGAAAAG TGAGGATGGAAGGCTTAGCTGTGGGTATTCAAGCTTCAGAGGGAAGAGAGTAACGATGGAGGATTTTTATGATATTAAAACATTGAAGACTGGTGGTCATTCAGTATGCTTATTTGGAATATTTGATG GTCATGGTGGTTCTCGTGCTGCAGAGTATTTGAAAGAGCATCTCTTTGATAATCTCATGAAGCATCCAAAATTTTTTACTGATGCCAAATTGGCTATAA GTGAAACGTATCAAGGGACTGATTCTCAATTTCTGGATTCTGAAAAAGACACTTTCCGGGATGATGGCTCTACTGCTTCAACCGCTGTTTTGATTGATAACCATCTCTATGTTGCTAATGTTGGAGATTCTAGGACTATAATATCGAAGGCTGGTAAAG CAATTGCTCTCTCCGAGGATCATAAGCCAAACAGAAGTGATGAACGGAAGAGAATTGAGAATGCTGGGGGTGTTGTCATGTGGGCAG GTACTTGGAGGGTAGGAGGTGTCCTAGCAATGTCTCGCGCCTTTGGCAATCGTATGTTGAAGCAGTTTGTTGTTGCAGAACCTGAGATCCAG GACCAGGAGATAGATGAACAAACTGAATTGCTGATTCTTGCAAGTGATGGACTTTGGGATGTAGTACCAAATGAT GATGCCATTGCTCTTGCTTGCACAGAAGAGGAGCCTGAGGCAGCTGCTCGTAAGTTAACAGAAGCAGCATTTTCTCGTGGCAGTGCAGATAACATTACATGCATTGTGGTGCGCTTTCATCATGACAGAACAGAACCCATTGGTACTGACAAAGTAGATGCTATTGTTCCTGACAAAGTAGATACCGCTGTTCCTGACAAAGCAGAAGTGGCATCAGCTAGTGTCAAGCAAGAGAGGAACAAAGCAGATGCCACCGTTCCTGACAGAACAGAAGCGGCATCAGCTAGTGTCAAGCAAGGGGGGGAATCTACTTGA